From Pithys albifrons albifrons isolate INPA30051 unplaced genomic scaffold, PitAlb_v1 scaffold_41, whole genome shotgun sequence, a single genomic window includes:
- the LOC139685150 gene encoding LOW QUALITY PROTEIN: uncharacterized protein (The sequence of the model RefSeq protein was modified relative to this genomic sequence to represent the inferred CDS: inserted 2 bases in 1 codon), which translates to MAEPLLRRTFSRLRGRDRPRGKKEEAKEKAPPAPAPCPGAPPTDPCPAPGPERREEEEDEEDEEGAAQLAGRLGGPGRPPGPGAYLQSLERSSRRWVLSGAKGPGIPTGIPGIPAGPEGGNGAGHIWYNPIPEDEDPRPGRETPERAKARAEEEAAAPSGGQPPPPPSPPSSPPKCPAVPKPPKSPGTVRRLSLRMKKLPELRRKLSLRCPRPSPPSGGPAGHGGCPSPPESHRESRTVITRYHLDTSVGSPRARGAVAPARGGHGSDGDSPELCPPPRAPPELDLGAFQPYGCQGGHPTGVVSGLLSVHLRGLRPPRAGHEPRGLFCVLRVDGANRARTALLALPGGHDFLALDHSFRLQLEGARQLGVLVFAWDPRAGRHRLCCHGGVELAPLCAGGHRGGHRGAPGGMGGHGGHRGTWGGSDGHLGVLVFAWDPQAGRHQLYCHGGVELAPLCAGGHRGGHRGAPGGAWGAQRGTGGHRGHGGGGTGGHGGAQRAPRGARVRLGPPGRAAPALLPRGGGAGTAVRRWAPGGAPGGTWGHGGAQRGTGGHLGVLVFAWDPQAGRHQLCCHGGVELAPLCAGGHRGGHGGPSGGMGGTEEHGEARMGTSGCSCSPGTPRPGGTSSAATEGWSWHRCAQVGTGGGGAGGHPRGYGGHCGGSGGHLGVFVFAWDPRAGRHRLCCHGGVELAPLCAGGHRGGHGGHLGAWGGTEGHGGAPWGVRVRLGPPGRAAPALLPRRGGVGTAVRRWAPGGTPGGTWGLGGAQRGTGGHLGVLVFAWDPQAGRHWLCCHGGVELAPLCAGDGGHQLAVPLQPRGVLYSKLTLVERWEAPAPRCPRVFGVQLAQLVQREQQLAQLAQLGQGEQREQDPAQVPLIVQKCLAEIELRGLKVVGLYRLCGSAAVKKELREAFERDSATVTLSEWDYPDINVITGILKDFLRELPTPLVPPRLHQVVLQEMAQRPPPGPPXGDAPALLECLPPPEKATLRRLLDHLALVASFHPFNRMTPQNLAVCFGPVLMPPGGHTCPGEPPCAGRGRHAPPGHAHGQVDFKSHIEVLHYLLRAWPAPPPLPLPPPRPPPPPRLALPLPPPVVPRPRPKGGPESPPSNRYGGDWSVCHPRGAPGGTGPTPTTPGASHGTSWNPPGGASPGGASPGGASPEIPWSPWNPPGASPGASPGTPQSPWNPPGTPPRGASPGASPKTPPTPRTPPGASPGGASPGASPKTPTTPRTPPGASPGASHGSPWNPLGASRGGASPGASPRTPRSPWNPPGASPGTPPEGASPGGASPKTPPTPRTPPGASPGASHGTPWNPLGASPGTPPGGSSPGASPKTPPWTPPGASPETPPRTPPGMPSETPPGASPGGASPGASPETMPRTPPGGASLGTPQTPWNPPGASPGTLPRTSPREASPGASPGASPGTPWNPPGASPETSWTPWNPPGTSPETLPRTSPGDASPAASPGASWTTQAPPGASPGTPPWNPPGASPGTSQTPQAPPGASSGASPGASRGTPPRTPPGASSGASPGTSWTPWNPPGAPPQTPQTLQTPWNPPGTSCGTPPETPPETTLLRTPPGASPGASPGTSQTPPGPSLGTSPETPPETTLLRTPPGAPPGAPSGASPETLPGTPPGASPGASPGASRTPQTPPGASPGTSPETLPRSPPGASPGASPGALPRTPPGETSPGASPGASRTPQTPPGASPGASPGASWTPPGASPGTSQTPPGASPGTPQTPPGASPGASLGASQTPPGSPPGSPPGSGAGLGVGEGPEVAFGPHLSLKDFDALIVDLERELGRGIDLCL; encoded by the exons ATGGCGGAGCCGCTGCTGCGCCGAACCTTCTCCCGACTGAGGGGTCGCGACCGGCcgagagggaagaaggaggaggcgAAGGAAAAAG cccccccagcccctgccccctgcccaggTGCCCCCCCGACGGACCCGTGCCCGGCTCCGGGTCCCGagcggcgggaggaggaggaggatgaggaggatgaggagggggCTGCCCAGTTGGCCGGGCGGCTCGGGGGTCCCGGCAGACCCCCCGGGCCCGGCGCGTacctgcagagcctggagcgGAGCAGCCGCCGCTGGGTCCTGTCGGGGGCGAAGGGACCGGGAATTCCTACGGGAATTCCGGGAATTCCTGCGGGACCGGAGGGCGGGAATGGCGCGGGGCACATCTGGTACAACCCCATCCCCGAGGACGAGGACCCCCGGCCCGGGAGGGAGACCCCCGAGCGGGCAAAGGCGAGggcggaggaggaggcggcggcaCCGAGCGGCG ggcagccgccgccgcccccctcgcccccctccagccccccgAAGTGCCCCGCGGTGCCCAAGCCCCCCAAGTCGCCTGGCACGGTCCGGCGGCTCTCGCTGAGGATGAAGAAGCTGCCGGAGCTGCGGAGGAAGCTCAGCCTGCGGTGCCCCCGCCCCTCGCCCCCCTCGGGGGGTCCCGCTGGGCACGGGGGATGCCCCTCGCCCCCCGAATCCCACCGGGAATCCCGCACCGTCATCACCCGCTACCACCTGGACACCAGCGTGGGGTCCCCGCGGGCACGGGGGGCGGTGGCACCGGCGCGGGGTGGGCACGGCAGCGACGGCGACTCCCCCGAGCTGTGCCCCCCACCCAGGGCACCCCCCGAGCTGGATTTGGGGGCGTTCCAGCCCTACGGGTGCCAAGGGGGGCACCCCACGGGGGTCGTGTCGGGGCTGCTGAGCGTCCACCTGAGGGGGCTGCGCCCACCCCGCGCCGGGCACGAACCGAGGGGGCTTTTCTGCGTCCTGAGGGTGGACGGGGCGAACCGGGCACGGACGgcgctgctggcactgccaggggggCACGACTTCCTGGCGCTCGACCACTCGTTCCGGCTGCAGCTCGAGGGGGCGCGACAGCTCGGGGTGCTCGTGTTCGCCTGGgacccccgggccgggcggcACCGGCTCTGCTGCCACGGAGGGGTGGAGCTGGCACCGCTGTGCGCAGGTGGGCACCGGGGAGGGCACCGGGGGGCACCAGGGGGCATGGGGGGtcatggggggcacagagggacatgGGGAGGCTCGGATGGGCACCTCGGGGTGCTCGTGTTCGCCTGGGACCCCCAGGCCGGGCGGCACCAGCTCTACTGCCACGGAGGGGTGGAGTTGGCACCGCTGTGCGCAGGTGGCCACCGGGGGGGGCATCGGGGTGCACCggggggggcatggggggcacagaggggcacgggggggcaccgggggcacgggggggggggTACTGGGGGGCAtggaggggcacagagggcacctCGGGGTGCTCGTGTTCGCCTGGgacccccgggccgggcggcACCGGCTCTGCTGCCACGGGGGGGTGGAGCTGGCACCGCTGTGCGCAG GTGGGCACCggggggggcaccggggggcacctgggggcatgggggggcacagaggggcacgggggggcacCTCGGGGTGCTCGTGTTCGCCTGGGACCCCCAGGCCGGGcggcaccagctctgctgccacgGAGGGGTGGAGTTGGCACCGCTGTGCGCAGGTGGGCACCggggggggcatggggggccatcggggggcatggggggcacagaggagcATGGGGAGGCTCGGATGGGCACCTCGGGGTGCTCGTGTTCGCCTGGGACCCCCAGGCCGGGcggcaccagctctgctgccacgGAGGGGTGGAGCTGGCACCGCTGTGCGCAGGTGGgcaccgggggggggggggcaggtgGGCACCCAAGGGGGTACggggggcactgtgggggctCTGGTGGGCACCTCGGGGTGTTCGTGTTCGCCTGGgacccccgggccgggcggcACCGGCTCTGCTGCCACGGAGGGGTGGAGCTGGCACCGCTGTGCGCAGGTGGGCACCggggggggcatggggggcacctgggggcatgggggggcacagaggggcacgggggggcacCTTGGGGTGTTCGTGTTCGCCTGGgacccccgggccgggcggcACCGGCTCTGCTGCCACGGAGGGGTGGAGTTGGCACCGCTGTGCGCAGGTGGGCACCgggggggacaccggggggcacctgggggcttgggggggcacagaggggcacgggggggcacCTCGGGGTGCTCGTGTTCGCCTGGGACCCCCAGGCCGGGCGgcactggctctgctgccacgGAGGGGTGGAGTTGGCACCGCTGTGCGCAG GTGACGGTGGGCatcagctggcagtgcccctgcagccccggGGGGTCCTGTACTCCAAACTGACGCTGGTGGAGCGCTGGGAGGCTCCGGCGCCGCGGTGCCCGCGGGTGTTCGGggtgcagctggcacagctggtgcagcgggagcagcagctggcacagctggcacagctggggcagggggagcagcgGGAACAGGACCCTGCCCAGGTGCCCCTCATCGTCCAGAAGTGCCTGGCAGAGATCGAGCTCCGAGGGCTCAAG GTGGTGGGGCTGTACCGGCTCTGCGGCTCCGCCGCCGTCAAGAAGGAGCTGCGGGAGGCGTTTGAGCGCGACAGCGCGACAGTGACGCTGTCGGAGTGGGACTATCCCGACATCAACGTCATCACCG GCATCCTGAAGGATTTCCTGCGGGAATTGCCCACCCCGCTGGTGCCCCCCCGGCTGCACCAGGTGGTGCTGCAGGAGATGGCACAGAGAccccccccgggaccccc cggGGACGCCCCGGCCCTGCTGGAGTGTCTGCCCCCCCCGGAGAAG GCCACGCTGAGGAGGCTCCTGGACCACCTGGCACTGGTGGCCTCGTTCCACCCCTTCAACCGCATGACCCCCCAGAACCTGGCAGTGTGTTTTGGGCCCGTCCTGATGCCCCCAGGTGGGcacacctgcccaggtgagcccccctgtgcggggcggggccgccacGCCCCCCCGGGCCACGCCCACGGGCAGGTGGATTTCAAGAGCCACATCGAGGTGCTGCATTACCTGCTGAGGGCATGGCCAG CCCCCCCCCCGCtgcccctcccccccccccgcccccctccccccccgcgcctggcactgcccctccCCCCCCCGGTGGtgccccgcccccgccccaaGGGGGGGCCCGAGAGCCCCCCCAGCAACCGCTACGGGGGCGACTGGAGCGTCTGCCACCCccggggggcaccggggggcaCCGGCCCCACCCCGACCACACCTGGGGCATCACATGGGACCTCCTGGAACCCACCTGGAGGGGCATCACCTGGAGGGGCATCACCTGGAGGGGCATCACCTGAGATACCGTGGAGCCCTTGGAACCCACCTGGGGCATCACCTGGGGCATCACCTGGGACACCACAGAGCCCCTGGAACCCACCTGGGACCCCACCCAGGGGGGCATCACCTGGGGCATCGCCCAAGACACCACCGACCCCACGGACCCCACCTGGAGCATCACCTGGGGGGGCATCACCTGGGGCATCCCCCAAGACACCAACAACCCCACGGACCCCACCTGGGGCATCACCTGGGGCATCACATGGGAGTCCCTGGAACCCACTTGGAGCATCACGTGGGGGGGCATCACCTGGGGCATCACCTAGGACACCACGGAGCCCCTGGAACCCACCTGGGGCATCACCTGGGACCCCACCCGAGGGGGCATCACCTGGAGGGGCATCGCCCAAGACACCACCGACCCCACGGACCCCACCTGGGGCATCACCTGGGGCATCACATGGGACCCCCTGGAACCCACTTGGAGCATCACCTGGGACCCCACCCGGGGGATCATCACCTGGGGCATCGCCCAAGACACCACCCTGGACCCCACCTGGGGCATCACCTGAGACACCACCCCGGACCCCACCTGGGATGCCATCTGAGACTCCACCTGGGGCATCACCTGGGGGGGCATCACCTGGGGCATCACCTGAGACAATGCCCAGGACTCCACCTGGAGGGGCATCACTTGGGACCCCACAAACCCCCTGGAACCCACCTGGGGCATCACCTGGGACATTGCCCAGGACCTCACCTAGAGAGGCATCACCTGGGGCATCACCTGGGGCATCACCTGGGACCCCCTGGAACCCACCTGGGGCATCACCTGAGACATCATGGACCCCCTGGAACCCACCTGGGACATCACCTGAGACATTGCCCAGGACCTCACCTGGAGACGCATCACCTGCGGCATCACCTGGGGCATCATGGACCACACAGGCCCCACCTGGGGCATCACCTGGGACACCACCATGGAACCCACCTGGGGCATCACCTGGGACATCACAGACCCCACAGGCCCCACCTGGGGCATCATCTGGGGCATCACCTGGGGCATCACGTGGAACCCCACCCAGGACCCCGCCTGGGGCATCATCTGGGGCATCACCTGGGACATCATGGACCCCCTGGAACCCACCTGGGGCACCACCCCAGACACCTCAGACCCTCCAGACTCCCTGGAACCCACCTGGGACATCATGTGGGACCCCACCTGAGACTCCACCTGAGACCACCCTGCTCAGGACCCCACCTGGGGCATCACCTGGGGCATCACCTGGGACATCACAGACCCCACCTGGGCCATCACTTGGGACATCACCTGAGACCCCACCTGAGACCACCTTGCTCAGGACCCCACCTGGGGCACCACCTGGGGCACCATCTGGGGCATCACCCGAGACACTGCCCGGGACCCCACCTGGGGCATCCCCTGGGGCATCACCTGGGGCATCACGgaccccacagaccccaccTGGGGCATCACCTGGGACATCACCTGAGACATTGCCCAGGAGCCCACCTGGGGCATCCCCTGGGGCATCACCTGGGGCATTGCCCAGGACGCCACCTGGAGAGACATCACCTGGGGCATCCCCTGGGGCATCACGgaccccacagaccccaccTGGGGCATCACCTGGGGCATCACCTGGGGCATCATGGACCCCACCTGGGGCATCACCTGGGACATCACAGACCCCACCTGGGGCATCACCTGGgaccccacagaccccaccTGGGGCATCACCTGGGGCATCACTTGGGGCATCACAGACCCCACCTGGGTCCCCCCCCGGGTCCCCCCCCGGGTCGGGGGCgggtttgggggtgggggaggggcCCGAGGTGGCCTTTGGGCCCCACCTGAGCCTGAAGGATTTCGATGCCCTGATCGTGGACCTGGAGAGGGAACTGGGGCGGGGCATCGACCTGTGCCTGTGA
- the LOC139685153 gene encoding uncharacterized protein, with protein MSPVSPGPGVTCARCPLAPCPLSPVSPSRHPQCPQCPLPPVSPVSPGPGVTCAQCPQSPCPQHPLSPVSPVPTVPCPQHPLSPVSPVPSVPSPRCPLSRCPLSPVSPVPSVPSPQSHLSPASPVPSVPSPQCHLPPPPHCPPTPPSALNLLPSAPQPP; from the exons atgtccccagtgtcccctggcCCCGGTGTCACCTGTGCCCGGTGTCCCCTGGCCCCG tgtcccctgtccccagtgtcGCCATCCCGT catccccaatgtccccagtgtcccctgcccccggtgtccccagtgtcccctggcCCTGGTGTCACCTgtgcccagtgtccccagtcTCCA tgtccccagcatcccctgtccccagtgtctccagtccccactgtcccctgtccccagcatcccctgtccccagtgtccccagtccccagtgtccccagtcccCGGTGTCCCCTGTCCCGgtgccccctgtccccagtgtcccctgtccccagtgtccccagtcccCAGAGTCACCTGTCCCCAGcatcccctgtccccagtgtccccagtcccCAGTGTCACCTGCCCCCG cctccccactgccccccaacccctcccagtgccctcaacctccttcccagtgcccctcagccccct